A part of Gemmatimonadaceae bacterium genomic DNA contains:
- a CDS encoding twin-arginine translocase TatA/TatE family subunit: MFGEIGFDKLVMLLVMFLLLFGAKRIPEIGRSLGKGIREFKGSLAGLDEPAEPALVRDSGVESAGAALNAPVRDGQALRRLNG, encoded by the coding sequence ATGTTTGGAGAAATTGGGTTCGACAAGTTGGTAATGTTGCTCGTGATGTTTCTCTTGCTGTTCGGCGCCAAGCGGATTCCGGAGATCGGCCGCTCGCTCGGCAAGGGCATTCGCGAGTTCAAGGGGAGTCTCGCGGGACTCGACGAGCCGGCAGAGCCGGCGCTCGTGCGCGACTCGGGCGTCGAGTCCGCCGGCGCCGCCCTCAACGCGCCGGTCCGCGACGGACAAGCGTTGCGCCGCCTCAACGGCTGA